One Rhinoderma darwinii isolate aRhiDar2 chromosome 6, aRhiDar2.hap1, whole genome shotgun sequence DNA window includes the following coding sequences:
- the LOC142656383 gene encoding hemoglobin subunit alpha-3-like, giving the protein MTLSASERALILSLWPKIAPQVNDLGGEALDRMFLSFPQTKTYFSHFDLSQGSADIKNHGGKVLNALGNAANHLDDLDATLSTLSDLHAYNLRVDPGNFELLNHTIQVVLAIHFPQEFSAEAQAAWDKFISEVSTVLTSKYR; this is encoded by the exons ATGACTCTGTCTGCAAGCGAGAGGGCTCTTATCCTATCCCTATGGCCGAAGATTGCTCCTCAAGTCAATGATCTAGGTGGTGAGGCTTTGGATAG gatgTTTCTGAGCTTCCCTCAGACCAAAACCTACTTTTCCCACTTTGACTTGTCCCAAGGATCTGCTGACATCAAGAACCATGGTGGAAAGGTGTTGAATGCTCTTGGAAATGCTGCCAATCACCTGGATGACCTTGATGCCACCCTATCCACCCTCAGCGACCTCCATGCCTACAACCTTAGAGTGGACCCTGGAAACTTTGAG CTGCTGAATCACACAATCCAGGTTGTCTTGGCTATTCACTTTCCACAAGAATTCAGTGCTGAAGCCCAGGCTGCTTGGGACAAATTCATTTCTGAGGTCTCCACCGTCCTGACCTCCAAGTACAGATAA
- the LOC142656384 gene encoding hemoglobin subunit alpha-3-like gives MTLSASERALILSLWPKIAPQVNDLGGEALDRLFLSFPQTKTYFSHFDLSQGSADIKNHGGKVLNALGNAANHLDDLDATLSTLSDLHAYNLRVDPGNFELLNHTIQVVLAIHFPQEFSAETQAAWDKFISEVSTVLTSKYR, from the exons ATGACTCTGTCTGCAAGCGAGAGGGCTCTTATCCTATCCCTATGGCCGAAGATTGCTCCTCAAGTCAACGATCTAGGTGGTGAGGCTTTGGATAG gCTGTTTCTGAGCTTTCCTCAGACCAAAACCTACTTTTCTCACTTTGACTTGTCCCAAGGATCTGCTGACATCAAGAACCATGGTGGAAAGGTCTTGAATGCTCTTGGCAATGCTGCCAATCATCTGGATGACCTTGATGCCACCCTATCCACCCTCAGCGACCTCCATGCCTATAACCTGAGAGTGGATCCTGGAAACTTTGAG CTGCTGAATCACACAATCCAGGTCGTCTTGGCTATTCACTTCCCACAAGAATTCAGTGCTGAAACCCAGGCTGCTTGGGACAAATTCATTTCTGAGGTCTCCACCGTCCTGACCTCCAAGTACAGATAA